One window of Phycisphaeraceae bacterium genomic DNA carries:
- the dnaX gene encoding DNA polymerase III subunit gamma/tau, with product MAYTVLARRYRSRDFAELVGQEPIARTLQAAIDQDRVAHAYLFCGTRGVGKTSLARIFAKALAGGSDEVNAAIMGGTDTDVIEIDGASNNKVEEARDLIANSIYTPLRGGKKIYIIDEVHMLTTQAFNALLKTMEEPPAHVVFILCTTEPQKVPPTIQSRCQRFDFRNIPIASIADHLMNVIEQEGKTAEPELVHSVAKLGNGSMRDALSLLDRVMAAGQTNLTQQMLDELLGLPERELVTGVLQACAEGSAAGALERANDMLSRGTSFEQVLDSILERVRDLMVIRACGDNTKLVEISDSAREDEAKLAANFSVAGLTHMIALTESMQRAIKSSSCPRALFDACVVRLAMTEHFADATAVALGRAEVNVRPMSRSAPAGKA from the coding sequence ATGGCATACACCGTTCTTGCACGCAGATACCGATCGAGGGACTTTGCCGAGCTTGTCGGCCAGGAGCCGATCGCGCGCACGCTTCAGGCGGCGATCGATCAGGACCGCGTGGCACACGCCTACCTCTTCTGCGGGACGCGGGGCGTGGGCAAGACATCGCTCGCTCGCATCTTCGCCAAGGCGCTCGCTGGCGGGTCTGACGAGGTCAACGCTGCGATCATGGGTGGCACTGACACCGACGTGATCGAGATCGACGGCGCATCGAACAACAAGGTCGAGGAAGCCCGCGATCTGATCGCAAACTCCATCTACACACCCCTTCGCGGTGGCAAGAAGATCTACATCATCGACGAGGTCCACATGCTCACGACGCAGGCGTTCAACGCGCTGCTGAAGACCATGGAGGAACCGCCAGCGCACGTTGTGTTCATCCTTTGCACAACCGAACCGCAGAAGGTGCCGCCGACTATCCAGTCGCGGTGCCAAAGATTTGATTTCCGCAACATCCCGATCGCGAGTATTGCCGACCACCTGATGAATGTGATCGAGCAGGAAGGAAAAACCGCTGAGCCGGAGCTTGTTCACTCGGTTGCAAAGCTCGGCAACGGGTCGATGCGTGACGCGCTGAGCCTGCTCGATCGCGTGATGGCTGCGGGGCAGACGAATCTCACACAGCAGATGCTCGACGAGTTGCTCGGCTTGCCGGAACGGGAACTGGTAACGGGTGTGCTTCAGGCGTGCGCCGAGGGCAGCGCAGCTGGCGCACTGGAACGCGCCAACGACATGCTCTCGCGCGGGACGAGCTTTGAGCAGGTGCTCGACTCGATCCTCGAGCGCGTGCGCGATCTGATGGTCATCCGCGCTTGCGGCGACAACACGAAGCTGGTCGAGATCTCCGATAGCGCACGCGAGGACGAGGCGAAGCTTGCTGCCAACTTCAGTGTGGCCGGGCTCACGCACATGATCGCTTTGACAGAGTCGATGCAGCGCGCGATCAAGTCGAGCAGCTGCCCGCGAGCGCTGTTTGATGCGTGTGTTGTGCGGCTCGCGATGACCGAGCACTTTGCCGACGCAACAGCGGTTGCGCTGGGTCGCGCTGAAGTGAACGTCAGACCGATGTCACGGAGCGCCCCCGCGGGAAAAGCGTAA
- a CDS encoding kinase: MHAVIFIGIQASGKSTFFHDRFARTHIRVNLDMLRTRHREKKLIETCLDIQQPFVIDNTNPTKEDRLRYIPLIKASSVPVAGYYFQSQIGECLARNNTRHEQDRIDQRGVLATHAKLELPSYDEGFDTLFYVKMVENGFSVEEWQR, encoded by the coding sequence ATGCACGCAGTCATCTTCATCGGGATCCAGGCAAGCGGGAAGTCGACGTTCTTTCACGATAGGTTCGCTCGAACACATATTCGCGTGAATCTGGACATGCTTCGGACGCGCCATCGCGAGAAGAAGCTGATCGAGACATGCCTTGATATCCAACAGCCGTTCGTCATCGACAACACAAACCCAACGAAAGAGGACAGGCTGCGGTACATCCCGCTCATCAAAGCATCCAGTGTGCCCGTAGCTGGATACTACTTCCAGTCGCAGATTGGCGAGTGTCTTGCCCGCAATAACACCCGGCACGAGCAGGATCGAATCGACCAGCGCGGCGTGCTCGCGACGCACGCAAAGCTTGAACTCCCGTCATATGACGAGGGATTCGATACGCTGTTTTATGTAAAGATGGTGGAAAATGGGTTCAGTGTTGAGGAGTGGCAGCGATGA
- a CDS encoding guanylyltransferase, whose product MKFDDLDTRMRLFETAHDHCVLPGIHIVARLDGRGFTKLTKETLELEAPFDVRFRDAMTATTEHLMECGFRIVFGYTQSDEISLLFHPEDAKYNRKLRKLNSVLAGEASAVFSMRMSSVGVFDCRICQLPCTKDVVDYFRWRTEDAHRNALNAHCYWKLRNDGSSVRSATSHLMGMSVAEKNELLFQRGTNFNDLPVWQKRGVGLMWEHYEKKGQNPQTGKETTALRRRVMQIPELPFGDELSMFIPPLLTTD is encoded by the coding sequence ATGAAGTTCGACGATCTTGATACACGCATGCGCCTCTTTGAAACAGCACACGACCATTGCGTGCTCCCTGGTATCCACATCGTTGCGCGCCTCGACGGGCGCGGCTTCACAAAGCTGACCAAGGAAACGCTGGAGCTTGAAGCACCGTTTGATGTGCGTTTTCGCGATGCGATGACCGCAACCACCGAGCACCTGATGGAGTGCGGGTTTCGCATTGTCTTTGGGTACACGCAGAGCGACGAGATATCACTCCTGTTCCACCCTGAGGATGCTAAATACAACCGGAAGCTGCGCAAGCTGAACTCTGTGCTGGCGGGCGAAGCGAGCGCAGTATTCTCGATGCGTATGAGCTCGGTTGGTGTGTTCGACTGCAGAATATGCCAGCTTCCCTGCACGAAAGATGTGGTTGATTACTTCCGCTGGCGGACTGAGGACGCGCACAGGAACGCGCTCAACGCGCATTGCTACTGGAAGCTCCGCAATGATGGATCGTCGGTTCGCAGTGCAACATCACACCTGATGGGTATGAGCGTGGCAGAGAAGAATGAGCTGTTGTTCCAGCGCGGGACCAACTTCAACGACCTGCCCGTGTGGCAGAAACGTGGCGTGGGACTGATGTGGGAGCACTACGAAAAGAAGGGACAGAACCCACAGACCGGCAAAGAAACAACTGCCCTGCGCAGGCGTGTGATGCAAATACCCGAGCTTCCGTTTGGCGATGAACTCAGCATGTTCATACCTCCGCTGCTCACAACAGACTAG
- a CDS encoding NAD(P)-binding domain-containing protein — MTNDTGRKHAQEISTDVAIVGAGPIGIELAAALKQHSVPHEVFEAGQIGATMQWWAPDTRFFSGPERIAVAGVPLVTPDQSKATREQYLSYLRSVVSQHDLHIRTYERVVAIERHDTTHTHRFTLRTIHSSHGVGGPAELLHDEDAVHLPPKTTCHANHIVLAIGDMHLPHMCNIPGEDLPHVSHFLDDPHVYFGKRVLIVGGKNSAVEAAIRLWRCGAKVTMSYRGAALDEKRIKYWLYPEIQWLFDKQQIAWHPSTVPVRIDERIVTLAGAQTHSTEISVDADFVLLLTGYRQNPHLFEIAGVALEGEGRAPSHDHTTMQTNVPGIYVAGTASAGTQLRGVTSFIETSHVHVDRIVEHITGAHDHHAPDAHHFDALPES, encoded by the coding sequence ATGACGAATGACACAGGCCGCAAGCACGCGCAGGAAATCTCAACAGATGTTGCGATTGTCGGCGCTGGACCGATCGGCATCGAACTCGCAGCTGCGCTGAAGCAACACAGTGTTCCGCACGAGGTCTTTGAAGCGGGCCAGATCGGTGCAACCATGCAATGGTGGGCGCCCGACACACGGTTCTTCTCGGGGCCCGAGCGCATCGCAGTTGCTGGTGTTCCGCTGGTCACACCGGACCAGTCAAAGGCAACGCGCGAGCAGTACCTGTCCTATCTGCGCAGTGTGGTCTCGCAGCACGATCTTCATATCCGCACATATGAGCGTGTTGTCGCGATCGAGCGGCACGATACCACGCACACGCACCGGTTCACACTGCGCACCATCCACTCGTCGCACGGCGTTGGCGGCCCTGCTGAGTTGCTGCACGATGAGGACGCGGTGCATCTGCCACCAAAGACAACGTGCCACGCAAACCACATCGTGCTGGCGATCGGTGATATGCACCTGCCGCACATGTGCAATATCCCAGGCGAGGATCTCCCGCACGTCTCGCATTTTCTCGATGATCCGCATGTCTACTTTGGCAAGCGCGTGCTGATCGTTGGCGGTAAGAACTCCGCGGTCGAAGCAGCTATTCGCCTGTGGCGATGCGGCGCGAAAGTCACGATGAGCTATCGCGGCGCAGCACTCGATGAAAAACGTATCAAGTACTGGTTGTATCCCGAGATCCAGTGGCTGTTTGACAAGCAGCAGATTGCCTGGCATCCCAGCACTGTTCCAGTGCGCATCGACGAACGCATCGTGACACTCGCTGGTGCGCAGACACACAGCACAGAGATTTCGGTGGATGCCGACTTTGTGCTGCTGCTGACGGGGTACAGGCAGAATCCGCATCTGTTCGAGATCGCGGGTGTTGCGCTCGAGGGCGAGGGCAGAGCGCCGTCGCACGATCACACGACGATGCAGACGAACGTGCCGGGGATATACGTCGCAGGCACCGCCAGCGCGGGCACGCAGCTGCGCGGCGTGACATCGTTCATCGAGACAAGCCACGTCCACGTCGATCGCATTGTGGAGCACATTACCGGCGCACACGACCATCACGCGCCAGATGCGCACCACTTCGATGCGCTGCCGGAGAGCTAG
- a CDS encoding LOG family protein, which produces MNNDTNPNEQSGDPISGPTTERGFESFVSEPERAPSRKRSRRESEFSDEINDLLERVGADTQSYEASLVRDLIDSAIKLIPDGRHSGELKLVSAAVKEMRYAYRVFARYPEPKKITIFGSARTPEDHPDYIAAVEFSKMMADHGWMVITGAGGGIMQAGHVGPGREQSFGVAIRLPFETTANHVITGDDKLIHFRYFFTRKLMFLSQSQAISLFPGGFGTMDEAYEALTLIQTGKAPIMPVVLLEGAGNTYWEKFDTWVRTALLDGGFISKEDLHLYHISHSAQDACDHIQRFYRNYHSSRYVGDQLVIRIKHKLSQQDISALADEFGVLIEEGTITQQDALPQEQVHLDLPRLVFTHTKHKFGLLRAMIDRINSFDVMG; this is translated from the coding sequence ATGAACAACGACACCAATCCAAACGAACAGTCCGGCGATCCCATCTCAGGCCCGACCACAGAGCGCGGGTTCGAGAGCTTTGTGTCAGAGCCCGAGCGCGCGCCATCACGCAAGCGATCACGCCGCGAGTCCGAGTTCTCTGATGAGATCAACGATCTGCTCGAGCGCGTCGGCGCAGATACGCAATCGTACGAGGCGAGCCTGGTTCGCGATCTTATTGATTCAGCAATTAAGCTCATCCCCGACGGCAGACACTCGGGCGAGCTCAAGCTCGTCTCCGCAGCGGTCAAGGAGATGCGATACGCCTACCGCGTGTTTGCGCGATACCCGGAGCCGAAGAAGATCACGATCTTCGGCTCGGCGCGCACGCCCGAGGACCATCCGGATTACATTGCAGCGGTCGAGTTCTCGAAGATGATGGCCGACCACGGCTGGATGGTCATCACCGGCGCTGGCGGCGGCATCATGCAGGCTGGTCACGTCGGCCCGGGGCGCGAACAATCGTTCGGTGTGGCGATCCGTTTGCCGTTCGAGACCACCGCCAACCACGTCATCACCGGCGACGACAAGCTCATCCACTTCAGGTATTTCTTCACGCGCAAGCTCATGTTCTTGTCGCAGTCGCAGGCGATCTCGCTCTTCCCCGGCGGGTTCGGCACGATGGACGAGGCCTACGAGGCGCTCACACTCATCCAGACCGGCAAAGCGCCCATCATGCCCGTTGTGCTGCTCGAGGGCGCGGGCAACACCTACTGGGAGAAGTTCGACACGTGGGTGCGCACAGCGCTCCTCGATGGCGGATTCATCAGCAAAGAGGACTTGCATCTCTACCACATCTCGCACTCGGCGCAGGACGCGTGCGACCACATCCAGCGGTTCTACCGCAACTACCACTCATCGCGATACGTCGGCGATCAGCTCGTCATCCGCATCAAGCACAAGCTGTCGCAGCAGGACATCAGCGCGCTGGCCGATGAGTTTGGTGTGCTGATCGAGGAAGGCACCATCACCCAGCAGGACGCGCTCCCGCAGGAGCAGGTGCATCTGGATCTGCCACGATTGGTTTTCACACACACAAAGCACAAGTTCGGCCTGCTCCGTGCGATGATTGATCGGATCAACAGCTTCGATGTGATGGGTTGA
- a CDS encoding MBL fold metallo-hydrolase: MDVRVISIGALASHPLRKEPAGDRTGHATITLVRTKGRAILVDPGLPAPAVAALLPERAGIEADQITHVFLTRFSPDTARGIRLFDHATWWIHNDEREQIGLHLATKLRELIDASGPGSADEDDESGIMHALQQDIAVLQRFEPAPDRLIEDQDSRADLFPLPGVSPGLAGLLIPQSRRTLLITGDAIATTEHLAKGAVISPCHDLEQAKESFAEAVEIADVIIPGRDNVLFNDARQMF, encoded by the coding sequence ATGGACGTTCGCGTGATCAGCATCGGCGCTTTGGCATCACATCCATTGCGCAAGGAGCCCGCGGGCGATCGCACGGGCCACGCCACTATAACACTTGTGCGTACGAAGGGTCGCGCAATCCTTGTTGATCCCGGGCTTCCCGCGCCTGCGGTCGCTGCGCTGCTGCCCGAGCGTGCAGGCATCGAAGCCGACCAGATCACACACGTCTTCCTGACGCGATTCTCTCCGGACACCGCACGCGGGATCAGACTCTTCGACCACGCGACGTGGTGGATCCATAACGACGAGCGCGAGCAGATCGGATTGCATCTTGCAACAAAGCTGCGTGAACTGATCGATGCTTCCGGCCCCGGGAGCGCGGACGAAGATGACGAGTCCGGCATCATGCACGCGCTGCAGCAGGACATCGCGGTGCTCCAGCGGTTCGAACCCGCGCCCGATCGACTGATCGAGGATCAGGACTCGCGTGCGGACCTGTTTCCACTCCCCGGTGTATCACCCGGGCTTGCGGGACTCCTGATCCCGCAGTCGCGCAGGACGCTGCTGATCACGGGTGACGCGATCGCAACGACAGAGCATCTTGCAAAGGGTGCGGTCATCTCGCCGTGCCACGATCTTGAGCAGGCGAAGGAGAGCTTCGCCGAAGCGGTCGAGATCGCGGACGTGATTATCCCCGGCAGAGACAACGTGCTGTTCAACGACGCGCGGCAAATGTTTTGA
- a CDS encoding SpoIID/LytB domain-containing protein, with the protein MDDVRTHNENEDQLQASLFDGGVSAPESHIETETSAAQSTMSRHRSRRHKREHNQKEVSTRTAAIGAIGILALGLLVPSCVGPFLTGGSTGSTTLASGSLMKNLRESVRAEPMLNVRIARNEQRIELKGANRILVRSSDGDVNGELLFSPVVAQRNGNGITLRDAQGKVVNYISALVSNADPRVPHAKLTIDIGDASYPGSVLLSPNSSSAAAGLDAINEVAMERYLVGVLAKELPTSWDEETLMAQAIAARSYALHESLRRLERGGSVDLESTDLDQVYGGAVEIASAQRAVERTRGMVLVDDGELVRAYYSSTCGGRPAAAADVWPATGSMAFNSLPALQGSDRESACEDSKFYRWTIKRTRKDVETRLRAWGRRNKHAMMDMESLSSIKVYRRSISKRPGWYEIKDSKGKTYKLRAEDLRVALNETANIGRPGTNDLVRSGDFEVFIEGQSITINGRGWGHGVGMCQFCAQGFAEKGWSHEKMLETFYPGAQIGKVY; encoded by the coding sequence ATGGATGACGTGCGCACGCACAACGAGAATGAAGATCAGCTCCAGGCCAGCCTGTTTGATGGTGGTGTTTCTGCGCCAGAATCGCACATTGAGACAGAGACATCTGCTGCACAGAGCACCATGTCACGGCATCGATCACGTCGTCACAAGAGGGAGCACAATCAGAAGGAAGTCTCCACGCGCACAGCAGCCATCGGTGCGATCGGGATTCTTGCGCTTGGTCTGCTCGTGCCATCGTGCGTTGGGCCATTCCTCACCGGTGGTTCCACCGGAAGCACGACGCTTGCGTCCGGTTCGCTCATGAAGAACCTGCGTGAATCCGTGCGGGCTGAGCCGATGCTGAATGTGCGCATCGCGCGCAACGAGCAAAGGATCGAACTCAAGGGCGCAAACCGGATACTGGTGAGATCAAGCGACGGTGATGTCAACGGTGAGCTGCTGTTTTCTCCCGTGGTTGCCCAGCGGAACGGCAACGGTATTACACTGCGCGATGCGCAGGGCAAGGTGGTCAACTACATCTCGGCGCTGGTCAGCAATGCGGACCCGCGCGTGCCACACGCCAAGCTCACGATCGATATCGGCGATGCGTCGTATCCAGGATCGGTGCTGCTCTCGCCGAACAGCTCGAGTGCTGCTGCTGGTCTTGACGCGATCAACGAGGTCGCGATGGAGCGGTACCTCGTTGGCGTGCTCGCAAAGGAATTGCCGACGTCGTGGGACGAGGAAACGTTGATGGCGCAGGCGATCGCAGCACGGTCGTACGCGCTGCACGAATCGCTCCGAAGACTGGAGCGCGGCGGCTCGGTCGATCTGGAATCTACGGATCTCGATCAGGTGTACGGCGGTGCTGTCGAGATTGCATCGGCCCAGCGCGCTGTCGAGCGAACGCGCGGTATGGTGCTGGTTGACGATGGCGAACTCGTGCGCGCGTACTACTCCAGCACGTGCGGCGGCAGGCCTGCAGCAGCTGCAGATGTCTGGCCAGCCACTGGATCAATGGCTTTCAACAGTCTGCCCGCACTGCAGGGGTCAGATCGCGAGAGCGCATGCGAGGACTCAAAGTTCTATCGCTGGACAATCAAACGCACCCGAAAAGACGTGGAAACACGTCTGCGCGCGTGGGGCAGGCGCAACAAGCACGCGATGATGGACATGGAATCGCTCTCCAGCATCAAGGTGTATCGACGAAGTATCAGTAAGCGCCCCGGGTGGTACGAGATAAAAGACAGCAAGGGGAAAACGTACAAACTACGAGCCGAGGATCTGCGCGTCGCTCTGAACGAGACGGCAAACATCGGTCGGCCTGGCACAAACGATCTCGTGCGATCAGGTGACTTCGAGGTGTTCATCGAGGGGCAGAGTATCACCATCAACGGTCGCGGCTGGGGGCACGGCGTTGGCATGTGCCAGTTCTGTGCGCAGGGCTTTGCAGAGAAGGGCTGGTCGCACGAGAAGATGCTTGAGACGTTCTACCCCGGCGCGCAAATCGGCAAGGTGTACTAG
- the dprA gene encoding DNA-protecting protein DprA has translation MTDSPATAQSHDLHQLLALTLADGLGPVLTARMLSTFGSPDAVMGASASALARVHGIGEKKAAGIKRSFETSHTRVEHELALANKHNVTLIPIGDPAYPALLATIHDPPTILYVRGSITPEDSVSVAIVGARACTHYGIEQAARFATMLSRSGLTIVSGGARGIDTSAHRASLTSSGRTIAVLGCGLSHCYPPENKQLFDEIASGHGAIISALPMNTAPEPKNFPPRNRIISALSLGTLVVEAGKRSGALITARLAAEEHHREVFALPGRVDSSVSEGTNNLIVSGGAAAVTEPAHILEKLQGSAHTLIRGAHDATLVQHEDTRGKTVAAPSDPIHKTIFEALEEPLSADQLVERTNITAHEVGAALTMMELTGHIARNGARFERK, from the coding sequence ATGACGGATTCCCCCGCCACAGCACAATCGCATGATCTGCATCAGCTGCTCGCGCTGACGCTGGCCGACGGGCTCGGCCCCGTGCTGACCGCGCGGATGCTGAGCACCTTCGGATCACCCGATGCTGTGATGGGCGCATCGGCAAGCGCTCTTGCGCGCGTCCACGGAATCGGCGAGAAAAAAGCAGCCGGGATCAAACGCTCGTTTGAGACATCGCACACCAGGGTCGAGCATGAACTCGCGCTCGCGAACAAGCACAATGTCACACTCATCCCGATCGGTGATCCTGCCTATCCGGCGCTGCTTGCAACCATCCACGACCCCCCGACCATCCTGTATGTCCGTGGATCCATCACGCCGGAGGACTCGGTCTCAGTTGCTATTGTTGGTGCTCGCGCATGCACGCACTATGGAATAGAGCAGGCTGCGCGATTCGCAACGATGCTCAGCAGATCCGGGCTGACGATCGTCTCGGGCGGCGCACGCGGGATCGACACCAGCGCCCATCGCGCATCGCTCACCTCCAGCGGGCGAACCATCGCTGTGCTCGGCTGCGGGCTCTCCCACTGCTATCCGCCGGAAAACAAGCAACTCTTCGATGAGATTGCCAGCGGTCACGGCGCGATCATCTCTGCACTTCCGATGAATACCGCCCCCGAACCGAAGAACTTCCCGCCACGCAATCGCATCATCTCCGCATTGTCTCTTGGCACGCTGGTCGTCGAAGCCGGCAAGCGATCCGGCGCGCTCATCACCGCACGTCTGGCAGCAGAGGAGCACCATCGCGAGGTCTTCGCGCTTCCGGGCAGGGTCGATTCGTCGGTCAGCGAAGGGACAAACAACCTTATCGTGTCCGGCGGCGCAGCAGCCGTCACAGAACCCGCGCACATCCTTGAAAAACTTCAGGGGAGCGCGCACACGCTCATTCGTGGTGCGCATGATGCCACGCTTGTCCAGCACGAAGACACCAGAGGAAAGACCGTTGCTGCACCGTCCGATCCAATCCATAAAACGATCTTTGAAGCACTCGAAGAGCCCCTCTCAGCGGATCAACTCGTCGAGCGCACGAATATCACGGCACACGAAGTTGGCGCAGCACTCACCATGATGGAACTGACGGGACACATCGCACGCAACGGAGCGCGATTTGAACGAAAATAG